The DNA segment ttacaatttcatcttctccactctcatatatctactcttcttatttaattcacttatctatctaattgccatgcatactttcttaattacccttaaaccaatcccttggtgaaaagagcctattactaattaccgattTGCTATCCCATCCTCCCCTAGTAACccataatgcaatgcgatctgaAGCAATTACAATTTGCCGTCTtaccctatccctaggcgatattggcataatcaaggaatttcccaccagttcatgacattatcgtacgtccccatatcgataaagacaaacaccttttactgaatgagttaaacaataaaagcattgagcgtagatgagaacccaacaattgataaataagtatatgagaagcatatgaaataaataagaatttcaatatatgagagtttcaaaagattacattgtttcccaacaacaaagggtttagttcaccataatcatggtgaatctagatgaaataatgaaagaattaaagaaatagaccaggcgcctaatttgaccgctcagcagtttgcctcttgccgctctgaccgcttagcggtcagttttgccgctgagcggtttccctctaatcgctctgagtgctcagcggaccattctggcgctcagcggcttgtttgaccctttttttcatcatttttctacttctttcatgggtctaagtccaccttacttcactttcatctttatttcatctaaaaaccctgcaaaacaagcataatatcgctaaaaccaacttttgactctcaaaagactcaactaagtgttttacttgatttaaagctcattctaagccacaaagggtgtgttttactatcaaatttaagcatgaaaataacgatttttagactgttatcagaGGCATCAATAGatctcctcggcctctcaaagggtggaactatAGTGTCCACTCTTGCCTGCTagcacaagtatgtaatcagggacggatgtccaagtggtgtcctgctgctcacgtccatctgcctcagcatacaatAGATAACCAGGATCCGATGCAaagtgatgtcagaaacatgagaacatgGTTGAATGTTGGTATGTGTAAATGTCATCTAGTAtttggctaggggagttaaatctgccctaaggatgttcaccggtgctccattagggtttctctgaaaatgcctcccagggatacccatcactcgctcaatatcctcataatccctggcctcccccagtacagcagcatacctgcactactctcttggccactcagtccctaggaaggcgttaatggtgtcaggatcatagctgatcaaatgtccacgcacatagctcatgtatctccctacggacactcctcctctaggcaagGCGTTGGcgtagaactccttcaccaactcaatactaggtggtgctggatatgtcttcaatctctcccagcctcgccttTCAATTTCTAGACCAAACTCTAGAGgtaagtcagggatgtacatgacttttctctccatcaacaaCCGCATCTCCTGGACtgtagcataatgttcttcatgtttccttgaaaggaacctcgaagaatagaatctcccaggtctctctggttccttccttttgttgcccattgttttaactcttcttgaggtagacattcctgcattaaatcaaatacatccaacaatattcacaaaaacatcattagaggttagtgcatcatcagatcatacaattcttgaggaaaaacaggTCCCCTCAACATTTAAGCAAAACAGCTGCAGACCACTCATCGTCTAAGAAGAtcgcccaggcggtttgcctcaagtcgcgccaccgctcagcgccaaaagaGAATGCTCAGCGAtgacggctagggtttttcaaaatcttttcctaaatgatcctaatctccactctttaactaatttcatcaatccagaccacaaacatgcaattcaatcggttcaaacagttcctattctatcaattcatggacaaaaatcaaaagccccaatttatcatgttcctaagcatgttcatccataaatcccaaaatagaaaccctaaacatgaatttgcatacttacttgagtggatattttgaatgcttgcagaaaaattgattaattgaagatgaatgtcctctccaatgcaagtccctcaaccaaaaaccccaaactttgactcaacaatggtagaaaattgaatttttggtgagtgggtgatgataaagtgaggaaatctctctaaaaagctcttgaaagtgaaaagagagtgttagggcttagggagaccgttTAGGCGAAATgtaaagaagggtttcaaagtgaagaatTTGGAAAATCGCTtagcttttaagaaaagtcgAGACCTTCAACGTctcaaccgctcagcggtaaaatggaccgctcaatGGTCTGCTgtaaatttcacttcttcttctttttctttcttttgagtaatcttaccttatagcactcaatttcaactttaaatttttcaaatatatgtctttcccctctcagatgcaacaattaaacatgcaatgaacttaacacaggattaaaaacaaaacaatcgactgggttgcctcccaggtagcgcttgtttaacgtcaccagcctgacccaaacctgcttagcactcatcagtaagtgcttatcattacaacacccttcagtaggtgtacttaccttgtatccttcagtggatacataaaagtttagcatccctcaatcGATGCTACctaaaaagtgttcaaaaattcaaaaaatttactTGTCAAAtaaaccctaaaactacaaatgtttatagaAATTGGATTAAATATAGTCAagtcattccatcccggttgggatcttcatcaacccaactcatcagttgctttctatccactttctttatggctcttgtgaatggttttctgATTTCCAGTTTGCCATCTTCCCgaatcttaataacaagccacttcttattcttaaatcacacttgtgctcctattggaagtggtgtatattcggagtggatagtgcctcctttttCAACCTCTTCAtttttaggtacctgcaaaacattacaactctTAGAATTGGTACCTTATGTGTTGTCCTCtggtgcagcttctcttcttgactttttatgcctgggtcttttttttttaattctaacactcttctctttagagccagtataaaagaatacattctctttgtctctcatcatgatccttGCATCATGGACATTAATTGACATCTTGGATGTTTCCACGAAAagtcttccaagaattactaGAATTCTTTCCTCGTCTTCCATGCCCATGATGATATAATCAGCTAAGAATTCTAGCTGCTCCACCcgtacaaccacattttccaccataccaaatggtgttttaactgaaccatccgcCATTGTCACCGTAAGATTAGACGATTTTAACATTaaccctccaattttcttaaaaaaatgcatgggcatcatgttaatactaggtccagaatctatcattgcttctcctatatcaacatcattaatcatacatgccaaattcaagcaacctggatcttttactttaagcggataattcttcggaggttgaatctcaaattcctgctcatcatcatcttcatctaaatctatcatatctccaagataaaatttcatccttgcaggaatttgtttaataattgaaggcactatagtcatttgattataaatttctcttttctgttCATTATGACTATCttttgcttcctcttcttcttctccttcactGCTGCTGCCAATCTCAATGGCTTCTCTTTCCTCCTTTtcatcactgcttccaatctctacaacttccctttcagtcCTTCTTCTATCACTTGTCACCACAGCTTTGCATTCTTCCttggggttaacatcagtgttagccctaaactaGTTCTTTTCAGTAGTTTCTACTCTTTTCGACAgctgtccaatttgcatcttTAGTAATCTAAAAGTAGCTTGGTCACTTGCGTCAttggactcatagactttcatgaatttatcaaatctttcactcatatctttgacaaactctgtcagatGTGTAACCTActgccacatagttaaaggttgttgctgcctgaagcctcctggttgccttgatgggttattctgttgttgaccaatacttggatgattcttccaaccttggctaagattgccttggttgaaattcccttgtctgTACTGGTATTGGTTCTCCATGTAGTTAGCTTCCtcctgcatctcctcaggtataacACATTGagcattaatatggtcaccaccacaaagatcgcATAGTTGTTGTGCTTAAGAGACATTGCGAAActctttggaagttgtgagaggatctttgtcaatgtatctagcttttgagtcaaaagattattttgggctagcattgcatcatttgcatgTAAGAGCAAGACTCCTCTTTgttgtgttggtgcgcccctttcactatatgcttcttgtccattaACTGCCATACTCTCTaccaagtcataggcttcatcctcagtcttttgtttgatatcacctccagctgaggcgtccaacatcatcttagactacatgttcagtccaccaaggtaagcaagaacaatggttgtcttgtcaaattcgtgaactggtgttttcctgagtaggcctttgGATCGCTCCCATGcctgacttagagtttcttccatgccttgcttaaatgatgagatctccagttttCCTTGAGTAACCTTAGACAacggaaaatatttgttgacaaactttgtagccacagccACCCATGTAGTACATGTCCCTTCAGGAAAagaattaagccatgtcttagcattgccctccaatgagaacgggaacaagctaagcctcactaTATCATCTGaaacacctgccatcttcactgtattgcatatttcactaaacggtgtcaaatggtcatagggattctcattcgacAGGCCATGACATTGTTTTCTTTGCACCAAgggtataagtgctggattcatcaccatgttggtcatttgatccgtaggcaggactatgctgttaaaatggaaagggccaaccacATTCGATTTGTCTGCAAGAGTgcatcttggaggagttctttcagccatctcctatGTTCTTCTACCTTGTGAAGGTTATaataatctttcaggggaaggaaacaaatccctagatgggcatctgactctccttctcgcccttgcctcgcttaagccttcaagaagaggttgtgtatttttcttgcttctagtatgtctgggctcctgctgcatgcacaagaaacacaaaccctagtagcacttttttttatatataaaaaaaataaaaaataaaaagataaaaagatatatacaatcaagtcaaacttaatcagtttacactactagataagttaaaccacgagtccccaacaacggcgccaaaaacttgttaagccattggcaagtgtaccagatcgttatcaagtaatataattggtaaacccaatatcgttcttccgaaaggactcttaggccttacttttcatgtaaacaaatcgcataagacttgagaaaagaattaatttggtggttatatgcaaagaacaaaaataaacatgcaaatgcagttgattcaattggttttaagaaactatggatgaatggtgttgttggggtttacaatttcagcTTATCCACAATAATATATCTACTCtccttatttacttcacttgtttatccaattgccacgcaaactttctagtctacccttaacccaatcccttggtgaaaagagcctattattaattaccggcttacTATCCCAAGcgtcccctagtaaccaataatgcaatgcaattgaaacaaaatacaattgaccgtcctacccctatccctaggcggtattagcatacaCTAGTAAATAATTGGgtttatacagcgcacattatgccacgattcaccagaaaccgcagcataatagTGCGTGATGGCAGgtttgtaaataaatcgaacttataTGCCACAGTTCCCCTCTTAACCGTGGCATATACCCATGTCAACCATCATCTTTGACGCCACGTatgcaaaaaaattaaataacagcggaataggccgcggttctctacACAACTGCGGCCTATTCCACGCATACTTTACACAAATCTGAAAGATGGGGAATGTTAGTAGGTGACagggggtatatgccgcggttgccCAGAgaaaccgcggcatataccccctGCCACctactgacattccccaaaagacAGTTGGGGAGACAGTTGGGTATTCAGAACGTTAgggtataggccgcggttctcagagcaaccgcggcatattcccccatctgaataaatttgaaataaatttgaaatatttaagggTATATACTGTGGTTGCCcgctgaaccgcgacatatagcttcaaaaataatttcaaaaatgccatttttattatttttttaaggcgtataggccgcggttatgttgtgaaccgcggcatatacccctttACTACCGCGGGTAAGTTATTAATCGTGACATATTCCCTTTGgtaggttaaaaaaacaaaacacagaaCAGTTCATCTTCTCCACGCGATTCTGAAGCTTTTCTCTACCTCTGCCTCCACCCGATAACGCTACTGTCGCGCCATCTCCGTCGAACCGTCTTTGCCGCCGCACTATCCCGGTCGTCCGTCGCGCCCTCTGTCGACACGCAAGCCTCTGCCGCCGCGCCATCCTCTTCGTCGCGCCATCTCTGCTGCCCCGGGTACGTTCCATTTTCTTCTCTGATGAAATTTTTGTGCTATATTAAAATGCTAGGTTTGAATATGTTGTTGTGGCTTTGATGgtttttgtcaaatttgttgTGGTTTTGGTGGTTCAATAAGAGACAAAGTATATTAGCTTGTAGGGGAAAGGATTGGAATAGAGGtagataaaatgtatttaatttttttttatcagcaaatttatttaattttaataatatgctatgaatttttttagtagatttatggttaaatagattcattggtccttatttttgttggttttcttcaattaggtcctcgttttttaaaattaatcaatttagtccctaaatttgaaaaattaaatcaattaaggACATTCCGTTAACTTCACTCAACGGCGTTAAAAATTGTCTTTGCTGGTAAGAGTAGGTGTCATTTTGTAAACAGGTGTCAGATTTTTTTAACAGGTGGCACATGTTGTCTTGGTCACCATCAATCTGGATCGTCTTCCTCGCGTCAGATAACCCAGTCCGCGTCGTCGTCTTCTCCAACAGACCTGTCACCGTTCCTCTTGATCAGACCTTCCGAGGAAACGCCATGGATATGCCACACACCGATCCTTTGCTTCAAACAACCGCTCAAGGCTTCCAACCACAACAGATATCTCTCTCCCTCTCCTCTTCTCATCACTCTGTTTCCATTTCTTGGATTACAGGTACCACTCCTCCAAGGAATTTGTATCAATCCAGCTGtcacttttcttgtttttttccttccttcctcCCCGTGACCCTTTtacttttatatcaattaaccAATGCCTGTTCTTTTTGCCACACCAACCACACTCACTCTCTACCTCctcatctttttcttcactCCATTATTAACAAAACTTTGTTTTCAGGGGAATTCCAAATTGGGGACAACGTAGAACCCTTAGATCCTAACAGTGTTGCGAGCGTAGTTCGATATGGAAGGTTCCGAAGGTCCATGAGTCACCGAGCCACGGGTTATTCCCTCGTTTATAGTCAACTTTATCCTTTTGAAGGAAATCACGATTCCTTCTGTTACAGATCTCCTGAACTGTGGTGTTCGTTTTGTAGATACTGCTGGAAGACTAGTTTTGATGAACGGGATTATAGACTCGGAGGAAGATGCAAAGATTCTGAGAGAAAAAAGGATAATTCTGAACCATTTGAAGAGTGATAAAGAGGTGGCCTGCATCCATCATTGTCTGCACctgaaaaatcaaagaaaaccaGAAGCATAGAACAATCGCAAATGGCAACGCAACCCATTCAAAAATGCCATGTCTTGCGCCTCCATGATTCGCAGCACCGCGGAGGAGAAGAGGTGAAACGCGGCGCAGGTAGAGGTGCAAGGATCAAGTTTTCCCCAATTAGAAAACCCTAATATGGGCTTAAAAGATCATGTGCCACCTGTTTACAAAAATGACAGGTAATTTTGCCAACAAAGACGATTTTTAACGCCGTCAAGGAAAGATAACGGAATGTCTttaattggtttaatttttcaaatttagggaccaaattgattgtttttaaaaaacagGGACCTAATCGaagaaaactaacaaaaatagggaccaatgaatctatttaacctagatttattataaaatcaaaattatgtgattgaatgattcCTATAGACAAACTGTGATAATTCTCATATGAAATTATTTGTGATagaatgtttgaattgatcatttcaatgattattaattgtatgattgtatgactgaattgattgtatgattgaattgataatttaatatagaatattgtataattttaattttgtaaaatttaggaatggatcgaaattggattaatttaccacgtattagtgctgagtacgagagaggtgtagaggaatttatacaatttgcataacgtaatgaggggagaagtgatgatgaagtgaagtttagatgtccttgtgtgaacggTTTGAATGGgtgaaagttgaacgcaacccaaattaaAGAATATCTTATCTGtaatggtttcctaagatgttatacaacatggatatggcacggcgaagaaatgtactttccgactgactcgcaaactgaaaatgttactgactccaccatggaagaagatcgaccggatgaagacaaattggaGGACATGATCCACGATGTTGgcgcagaaaattttgccaaagctcatgtgtttgagacgatgtcgactgatgcggaaacacctttgtatgtcagttcaactaagttcacacgtttgtcagctgtgttaaggctcatgaatttgaaagcgagcaatggatggactgataagagttttacagaattgttgacgttgttgaatgaaatattgccagatggaaatacactacccactcgtaattatgattcgaagaaaattctttgtccaatgggtatggagtatcaaaggatacatgcttgtcccaatgactgcattttatataggaaagagtttgaatttttgacaaagtgtccaaaatgtggcttatcacgatacaagtcaaataacaatagtgaagataatggtcagatagaaaaaaatggatttgctttgaaagtagtttggtaccttccaatagttcctagacttaagcgtttgtttgcgaatcccaaagatgctaaaaaccttatATGGTATgcaaatgagagaaaaattgacgggCTGCTTCGTCATCTAGATGATttaaagcaatggaaaaatattgat comes from the Vigna radiata var. radiata cultivar VC1973A chromosome 2, Vradiata_ver6, whole genome shotgun sequence genome and includes:
- the LOC111240795 gene encoding purple acid phosphatase 15-like, producing the protein MLSWSPSIWIVFLASDNPVRVVVFSNRPVTVPLDQTFRGNAMDMPHTDPLLQTTAQGFQPQQISLSLSSSHHSVSISWITGEFQIGDNVEPLDPNSVASVVRYGRFRRSMSHRATGYSLVYSQLYPFEGNHDSFCYRSPELWCSFCRYCWKTSFDERDYRLGGRCKDSERKKDNSEPFEE